The sequence TCTCGTGCTGCGGCACCCCGGTGATCTTCTCGACCACGTCGTTCAGGGACTCCAGATGCTGGATGTTCAGCGCGGTGATCACGTCGATCCCGGAGTCGAGCAGGGTCTCGATGTCCTGCCAGCGCTTGGGGTTGCGGCCGGCGCCGGGGATGTTGCTGTGCGCGAACTCGTCCACGATCGCCACCTGCGGACGCCGCTGGAGCACCGCGGCCAGGTCCATCTCCTCGAACTGCCCGCCCCGGTAGGAGCAGGCCGCCCGGGCCACCGTCTCCAGGCCGTCGAGCATCGCCTCGGTGTGCGGCCGCCCGTGGCACTCCGCGAACCCGATCACCACGTCCGCCCCACGCGCGGCGCGGCGCCGCCCCTCGTCGAGCATCCGGTAGGTCTTGCCGACGCCCGGGGCCGCCCCGAGGTAGACCTTCAGCCGCCCGGGCCGTACGTCACTCAGCGCCGTACGTCATTCATCGCCGCTGACGCGCTCCGCTCACTGATCCGGCGGTTCGACCGATTCGAAGGTTCTCCCACCAAGGAAGCCGCGTCGCCGGGCGGCCCGCGTGCTCGTCAGCGCCTCCTTGGCGGGCACCCCGGGGACCTTGACACTGTCTTGACGGGGCCTGCCCGGATAAGGTGAGGCCAGGTGTGCCGGGAAGTCTGGTCGGCCGGGGGCCGGAGCGGCTTCCGCAATCCCCTTCCGCATCCCCGGGGGACGGCATGCGCAGCGTCGGTACGGTTCTCGCCCTCGTGGTCCTCGCCACACTGGTCGCCACCTTCGCCCGCCGGTGGCGCATTCCGGCGCCCTCGCTGCTGGTGGTCGCCGGTCTCGCCGTGGCCCTGCTGCCCGGCACCCCGCAGATCACGGTCAGCCCCCAGATCATCGGCCTCGTCGTGCTGCCCCCGCTGCTGTACGCGAGCGCCGAGGAAATGCCCTGGCGGGAGCTGCGCGCGGTGTGGAAACCGGTCGGGATCCTCGCGATCGGGCTGGTGCTCGCCTCGGCGGCGGCCGTCGGCGCGGTGGCGGCGTTCGTGAGCCCGCTGTCCTGGCAGATGGCGTTCGTGCTGGGCGCGGTGCTGGCGAGCACCGACCCGGTGGCCGTCACCGCGCTCGGCCGCCGGCTCGCGCTGCCGCCCCGGGTGCAGGTCCTCGTGCAGGCGGAGAGCCTGTTCAACGACGCGACCTCACTGGTGCTGGTCCGGGTGGCGGCGGGCATCGCGGTGGCCTCGGCCGCCGCCCACTGGGACTCCGCGGGCGGTGAGTTCTTCCTGCTCGCGGGCGGCGGCACGGTGATCGGCGCGGCGGTCGCGGGGGTGATCACCCTGATCCGGCGCCGCACCGAGGACCCGGTCCTGGAGACGGTGACCGCGCTGGTCACCCCGTACGCCGCCTACCTCCTGGCGGAGGTCGCGCACACCTCCGGCGTGACCTCGTGCGTGGTCGCCGGGGTGATCCTCGGCGGCCGGGGCGACCGCCTCACCAACGCCCGCATAAGGCTCCAGCTGCACGCCGTCTACGGCACGGTCGTGTTCCTGCTGGAGAGCGTGGTGTTCAGCCTCATAGGGCTGGCCCTGCCCTCGCAGGTACGGGCGCTGGCCCACGGCGACCGGGCCTGGCCGCTGTACGCCCTCGCCGTCGCCGCCACACTGATCGCCGTACGGCTGCTGTGGCTCGCACCGCTGTCGGCGGTCGTGCAGCGCAAGGGCGGGATCAGCCGGCTGAACTGGCGGATCCCGGTGGTGCTGACCTGGGCCGGCACCCGGGGGGTGATGCCGCTGGCCGCCGCGCTGTCCATCCCCGAGGTCATGAAGGACGGCACGGCGCTCGAGGGCCGGCCACTGGTGCTCGTCCTGACCACCTCGGTCGTGGTCGTCACGCTGGTCGTGCAGGGCTTCACCCTGGCCCCGGTCGTCCGCGCCTCCGGCATCGCCCTGGAGCCCGCCCACACCGCCCGCGAGGAGGCCCGGGCCCGCGCCCGCCTGGCCCACGCCGGCCTCGCCCGCCTCGAAGAGCTGGCCGAGCTGGAGGCCGTGTCCGACGTCGTCCTGGACCGGCTCCGCCGGGGCCTGAACGCCCGCCTGGAGGACGCCCGCGACCGGCTCGCCGAGGGCGGCGGAGCGGACGGTACGGCGCACGAGTCGGCCGACCTCGTCTACCGGCAGCTGCGGCGGGACCTGATAGCGGTGGAGACGACGGAACTGCAGCGGCTGTACGACGAGCACCGGATCAGCGACACCACGCGGCGGCGGCTCCAGCGGTCACTGGATCTGGAGGAGGCACGGCTGACGGACGTCTGACGCACGGCTGACGCACGTCTGCCGGACCTCTGACGCACGTCTGCCGGACCTCCGCCGACCTCGCGGGGAGCCGCCGTACGCCGCAACCGGCTCGGCGCCCGGCGGGCGGGCGCGTAAGGATTCCGTCAGGATCGGGCCGCGCCGCGTCAGGGCTGCGTCAGCAGCGCTCGCCGGGCTCCCCGGACGCGCCTAGCGTCGATGGCATGCGACGGAGCGGAACGCCTGGCACCGCCGGCGACCGCCACTGGTACGGCAGCGTCCGGCTCGCGGTGGGCTGCGCCGCGCTGTTCGGCACGCTGGCCTTCCTGGTCGACTGGGACGCCGGCACCCTGACCGCGCCGCGCGCCCTGCTCTGGACCGCCCTGTCGGCCGCGGTGTGCGTCGTGCTGCTGCCGCAGCGGGTGAGCGCGGGCCCCGGCTGGCTCGCGGTGCGCACCCCCTGGCGCCGGCGCCTCGTCCACACGGACGCGCTGACGGCCGTACGGCAGTACGACGGCGTCTCCTCCCACCTGGTCCTGCGGGACGTCCACGGCCACCGGCTGGAACTCGACCCCCGGGTGCTCGCCGCCAACCCGCTGCTCTGGCACGAACTCGACACGGGCGTACGCCGCTCCCTGGCACGCGGCACGCTCCGCCACGGCGCGGACGTCCTGGACCGCCTGGGCCACCGCATCGACGGCGAGGCGGCCCGGGCGGTGCTCCGCGCGTCGGGCCTTTCCTGACCCTCTCAGCCCTGCGCGCCCGGCCCCCGTAGGCTTCCCTTGTAGGAACGTCGTGGAGCCGTGAGAGAGGTCCCGTTGAGCTTCTGGTCGATCTATCAGCACGGCTTCGCGCGTGTCGCCGCCTGCACCGGCCACACCGTCATCGCCGACCCGCCCGCCAACGCCGCCTCCGTCCTGCGTCATGCGCGCCGGTGCGCCGAGGAGGGCGTGGCCGTCGCCGTGTTCCCGGAGCTGTGCCTGTCCGGATACGCGATCGACGACCTGCTGCTCCAGGACGCCATGCTGGACGAGGTCGAGTCGGCGCTCGCCACCGTGGTCGCCGGGTCCGCCGGCCTGCTGCCGGTGCTGGCCGTCGGCGCCCCGCTGCGCCACCGCGGCCGGATCTACAACTGCGCGGTGCTGGTGCACCGCGGCCGGATCCTGGGCGTCGTACCGAAGTCGTACCCGCCGAACTACCGCGAGTTCTACGAGCGCCGCCAGATCGCGGGCGGCGACGACGAGCGCGGCGGAACGATTCGGCTCGGCGGCGCCGAGGTCCCCTTCGGCGTGGACCTGCTCTTCGCCGCGCAGGACGTCCCCGGGCTCGTGCTGCACACCGAGATCTGCGAGGACATGTGGGTCCCGGTGCCGCCCAGCGCGGAGGCCGCCCTGGCCGGCGCGACCGTCCTGCTCAACCTCTCCGGCAGCCCGATCACGGTCGGCCGCGCCGAGGACCGCAAGCTGCTGTGCCGCTCGGCGTCCGAGCGCTGCCACGCCGCCTACGTCTACGCGGCGGCCGGTCTCGGCGAGTCGACCACCGACCTGTCCTGGGACGGGCAGACCCTGATCTACGAGAACGGGGTGCTGCTGGCCGAGACCGAGCGCTTCCCGCTCGGCGAGCAGTACGCGGTCGCCGACGTCGACCTCGACCTGCTGCGCCAGGAGCGGCAGCGGATGGGCACCTTCGACGACAACCGCCGCACCCACGCCGCCCGCACCGGCGACTTCCGCACGGTCTCCTTCGAGCTGGCCCCGCCGGCCACCGCCGACCTGGGCCTGCGCCGCCGCGTGGAGCGCTTCCCGTTCGTGCCCGCCGACGCCGACCGGCTCGCCCTGGACTGCTACGAGGCGTACAACATCCAGGTCGCCGGGCTCCAGCAGCGCCTCGCGTCGATCGGTGGCCCCAAGGTCGTCATCGGCGTCTCCGGCGGGCTCGACTCCACCCACGCGCTGATCGTCGCCGCCCGCGCGATGGACCGCGCCGGCCGCCCGCGCAGCGACATCCTGGCCTTCACCCTGCCCGGCTTCGCCACCAGCGACCACACCAAGGACAACGCCCACAAGCTGATGCGCGCCCTCGGCGTCACCGCGGCCGAGCTGGACATCACGCCGACCGCGCGGCTGATGCTGAAGGAGATGGGCCACCCCTTCGCCTCCGGCGAGCCGGTGTACGACGTCACCTTCGAGAACGTCCAGGCGGGCCTGCGCACCGACTACCTGTTCCGGCTGGCCAACCAGCGCGGCGGCATCGTGCTCGGCACCGGCGACCTCTCCGAACTGGCACTGGGCTGGTGCACCTACGGCGTCGGCGACCAGATGAGCCACTACAACGTCAACTCCGGCGTGCCCAAGACCCTGATCCAGCACCTGATCCGGTGGGTCGTCAGCAGCGGCCAGTTCGACGACGAGACCGGCAAGGTCCTCGCCGCGATCCTCGACACGGAGATCAGCCCCGAGCTGGTGCCGGGCGAGGAGATGCAGTCCACCGAGTCGAAGATCGGCCCGTACGCGCTGCACGACTTCACCCTCTACCACGTGCTGCGCTACGGCTTCCGCCCGTCGAAGATCGCCTTCCTCGCCTGGCACGCCTGGCACGACGAGGAGGCCGGTGCCTGGCCGCCCGGCTTCCCGGAGGCCGAGCGCGGCTCGTACGACCTGCCCCAGATCCGCCGCTGGCTGGAGGTCTTCGTCCGCCGGTTCTTCGGCTTCTCCCAGTTCAAGCGGTCCGCGATGCCGAACGGCCCGAAGGTCTCGGCGGGCGGCGCGCTCTCGCCCCGCGGCGACTGGCGGGCCCCGTCGGACGGCACGGCCCAGGCATGGCTGCGGGAGCTGGACCGCTTCGACCTGACGGAGCCCACGGGGCGGTAGGTCCTGTCGTCGAACTCCCGCCGGGGCCACATGTGCGGGATCCGGCAAAGTGCCGGGGCTCTTGGCTGCCGTGTGCCGAAAAGGGGGGCGCGCTCAGTTGTTCCAGGTCTCGTCGTACGGGTCGTGCGGCACCGGGACCGGCCGTGCCGAGGTGACCTTCAGATAGGGGATCGGTCCGTTGTTGACCGGGTCGCGGGACAGCCGGGGGGTGTAGGTGCCGGTGACCTCGAGCCAGGCGTCCGGCCGCAGCACCGGCGGCAGCTGCCCGGTCAGCGCGATCTTGACCGGCTGGGCGTCCGCGGCACAGCAGTTGAGGGCCATGCGCACCAGGTAGGGCGCGCCCGAGCCGTCCAGCGCGAGGAAGCCGGTGACGCGGACCGGCCGTGCGCCGAGGGAGCGGCCCTGGCCGTAGGCCGCACGGGAGGCGTAGTCGACCACGGACAGCGGGACCGGACCGCTGCCGCCGGGCAACGCCCTGAGGCCGTACGGCTTCTGCAGCGCCGTACCCGAGCGCAGGGCGCTGTAGGAGCCGAGGGCGGGCGGGGCGATGAGGATGAGCGCGAGGAGGGGGAGCAGCAGGAGCCAGGAGATACGGGGCTCGGGGTGGGCGTGGGCCTCGGAGTGATCCTCGGAGTGTCCCCCGGGGTGACCCTCGGAGTGGCTGTCGGGGTGACCCTCGGGGTGTGCGTGGGTGTGTGTCCGGGAGCGGTGGCGCTTGCGCTCGTACCACACGGTCGCCAGCGCAGCCGCGATCAGCACCACGCCCGAGGCCAGCAGCAGGGGCTGCAGCCCCGCCTTGACGTAGCGCAGGTACAGGTCGGTGCCGCCCGCGTGCAGCAGGGCGGCACCGAGCAGGAACATCACCGCCGCCTGGGCCTGCCGGTTCACAGCAGCACCGCCCCGGTCACGACCGCGCCCGCGACGGCCATCACGAAGGTGGCGGGGGCGAAACGGAGGGCGAAGCCGCGGCCGAAGGTGCCGGCCTGCATCGCGAACAGCTTGAGGTCGATCATCGGACCCACCACCAGGAACACCAGCTTGGCCGTCAGGGAGAACTGGGTGAGGGAGGCCGCGACGAACGCGTCCGCCTCCGAGCAGATGGACAGCAGCACGGCCAGCACGGCGAGGGCCAGGACGGAGACCAGCGGGTTTCCGGCCGCCGTACGCAGCCACTCCGCCGGGGTCGCCGCCTTCAGCGTGGCCGCCGCCATCGCGCCGAGCACCAGGAAGCCGCCGGCGTGCACGGTGTCGTGCCGCACCGAGTTCCAGAACGCCTCCCCCTTCGTCGCGCCCTCGTGCGCGCCGTGGACCGGCGGGCGCAGCCAGTCGGTGCGGCCCAGCCGCTGCCACAGCCAGCCCATCGCGCACGCCACCAGCAGGCTCCCGGCGAACCGGCCGAGGACCATCTCCGGGTCCCGGGGGAAGGCGACGGCGGTGGCGGTCAGCACGATCGGGTTGATCGCGGGGGCGGAGAGCAGGAAGGCGAGGGCCGCGGCCGGGGTGACGCCCCTGCGCACCAGCGCGCCCGCCACCGGCACCGACGCGCACTCGCAGCCCGGCAGGATCGCCCCCGCGACCCCGGCCACGGGAACGGCGAGGGCGGGGCGGCGCGGCAGGGCGCGGGCGAAGAAGGACGGCGGCACGAACACCGCGATCGCCGCCGACAGCAGCACCCCGAGCACCAGGAAGGGCAGCGCCTGCACGGTCACCGCGACGAACACCGTCATCCAGCTCTGCATCAGCGGGGTGCCGAGCAGCCCGCGGATGGGGGACTGGGCGAGCACCGCGAGCAGCAGCGTCAGCGTGAGCACGAGCGGGGAGCTGAGCCGCCGGCCCTCCGCACCGGGCTCGGTGCCGACCTCCGCGCCGGGCGGTGCGTCTTCGGTGATGGCCACGGGCGGTTACCTCCGGCTGGCTGTCCTGGCTCGCTCCCTCCCCGTCGATACGCGGGGCGGGGCACGGGTGTTCAGTCCGTTCCTGGAACCACCCGCCTTCTTGGGGCACTCTTTTCCCTCGTGGCGAGCGTTCCGTATCAAGGGGGGCCGGGTGCCCCGCCGGCGCACATGGTGGTGTGCGGTGACGACGGACTCGCGCACCGGCTGGCCGCCGAGTTGCGCGGAGTCTACGGCGAGCAGGTCACCCTCGTGGTACCGCCGAACGGGCGCACCGCCCGGCCCCCGGTGGTCGGCCGGGCCCGGGCCGCGTCGGCGGCACTGTTCGACCGGGTGGACCGGGTGGTCAGCGCGGCGGTCGGCCGGTCGGGCACCGGCACCGGCACCGGCGCGGCGACGCCGGCCGCGACCGCCTCCGGCGGCGCCAACGGGACCGACGGCCCACGGGTGTTGGAGGCCGCCGACCTCTCCGAGGCCGTGCTCGCCGAGGCCGGGGTGGAACGGGCCACCGCGCTCGCC comes from Streptomyces sp. FXJ1.172 and encodes:
- a CDS encoding NAD(+) synthase, whose translation is MSFWSIYQHGFARVAACTGHTVIADPPANAASVLRHARRCAEEGVAVAVFPELCLSGYAIDDLLLQDAMLDEVESALATVVAGSAGLLPVLAVGAPLRHRGRIYNCAVLVHRGRILGVVPKSYPPNYREFYERRQIAGGDDERGGTIRLGGAEVPFGVDLLFAAQDVPGLVLHTEICEDMWVPVPPSAEAALAGATVLLNLSGSPITVGRAEDRKLLCRSASERCHAAYVYAAAGLGESTTDLSWDGQTLIYENGVLLAETERFPLGEQYAVADVDLDLLRQERQRMGTFDDNRRTHAARTGDFRTVSFELAPPATADLGLRRRVERFPFVPADADRLALDCYEAYNIQVAGLQQRLASIGGPKVVIGVSGGLDSTHALIVAARAMDRAGRPRSDILAFTLPGFATSDHTKDNAHKLMRALGVTAAELDITPTARLMLKEMGHPFASGEPVYDVTFENVQAGLRTDYLFRLANQRGGIVLGTGDLSELALGWCTYGVGDQMSHYNVNSGVPKTLIQHLIRWVVSSGQFDDETGKVLAAILDTEISPELVPGEEMQSTESKIGPYALHDFTLYHVLRYGFRPSKIAFLAWHAWHDEEAGAWPPGFPEAERGSYDLPQIRRWLEVFVRRFFGFSQFKRSAMPNGPKVSAGGALSPRGDWRAPSDGTAQAWLRELDRFDLTEPTGR
- a CDS encoding permease, which codes for MAITEDAPPGAEVGTEPGAEGRRLSSPLVLTLTLLLAVLAQSPIRGLLGTPLMQSWMTVFVAVTVQALPFLVLGVLLSAAIAVFVPPSFFARALPRRPALAVPVAGVAGAILPGCECASVPVAGALVRRGVTPAAALAFLLSAPAINPIVLTATAVAFPRDPEMVLGRFAGSLLVACAMGWLWQRLGRTDWLRPPVHGAHEGATKGEAFWNSVRHDTVHAGGFLVLGAMAAATLKAATPAEWLRTAAGNPLVSVLALAVLAVLLSICSEADAFVAASLTQFSLTAKLVFLVVGPMIDLKLFAMQAGTFGRGFALRFAPATFVMAVAGAVVTGAVLL
- a CDS encoding TIGR03943 family putative permease subunit, coding for MNRQAQAAVMFLLGAALLHAGGTDLYLRYVKAGLQPLLLASGVVLIAAALATVWYERKRHRSRTHTHAHPEGHPDSHSEGHPGGHSEDHSEAHAHPEPRISWLLLLPLLALILIAPPALGSYSALRSGTALQKPYGLRALPGGSGPVPLSVVDYASRAAYGQGRSLGARPVRVTGFLALDGSGAPYLVRMALNCCAADAQPVKIALTGQLPPVLRPDAWLEVTGTYTPRLSRDPVNNGPIPYLKVTSARPVPVPHDPYDETWNN
- a CDS encoding Na+/H+ antiporter produces the protein MRSVGTVLALVVLATLVATFARRWRIPAPSLLVVAGLAVALLPGTPQITVSPQIIGLVVLPPLLYASAEEMPWRELRAVWKPVGILAIGLVLASAAAVGAVAAFVSPLSWQMAFVLGAVLASTDPVAVTALGRRLALPPRVQVLVQAESLFNDATSLVLVRVAAGIAVASAAAHWDSAGGEFFLLAGGGTVIGAAVAGVITLIRRRTEDPVLETVTALVTPYAAYLLAEVAHTSGVTSCVVAGVILGGRGDRLTNARIRLQLHAVYGTVVFLLESVVFSLIGLALPSQVRALAHGDRAWPLYALAVAATLIAVRLLWLAPLSAVVQRKGGISRLNWRIPVVLTWAGTRGVMPLAAALSIPEVMKDGTALEGRPLVLVLTTSVVVVTLVVQGFTLAPVVRASGIALEPAHTAREEARARARLAHAGLARLEELAELEAVSDVVLDRLRRGLNARLEDARDRLAEGGGADGTAHESADLVYRQLRRDLIAVETTELQRLYDEHRISDTTRRRLQRSLDLEEARLTDV